The Labeo rohita strain BAU-BD-2019 chromosome 14, IGBB_LRoh.1.0, whole genome shotgun sequence genomic interval acaagtCTTAGCTGTCACTAatccatccttgctgaataaaagtattaatttaaaaaaagacccccaaatgtttgaatggTAGAGTTTataattatgtatgtatttgtttatttactttattaaattaaatttcattattttattatataattattttatttaattattcatattttttttatttattgaattgcCAAACAAGGTTACATCGATTGTTCAACAAATAACTACGGAGGTTCCTTCAAATGTAATTGGACATGGGGTGAGAACAGGAATGGCCATGTTGCTCATATCAAAGTCACACGGTAAGTTTCTCAGTCTTACCTTAGGCTCTGCAATGATGTAAGGGgtgtggagaaaaaaacaaatcataatAAAACAACCTGACTGATTCTGTTCCAGCTCTCATGGTGGAAGCAACATTAGCTGCAGTCTGGATTCCAAAGGAAAGAGTATCTTATGCTTAGACCACAACTATTGTCCTTATGCAGAGGAGGTGGAGCGCGTCAACCTGACCATATACTTCAGAAGCAGCTTTGTTGTTGAATCATACAATGCAAAGTTCTACATCATGGATATCGGTGAGCTCTCAAAAATTGCTAAAATGGCGAATATTCGAATATTGAATTAGTGTCATCTGAACATAATGAAACAATCTTTTTCTCAACTTTTTAGTGAGGCCTGATAAGGTGCCTATTAGTAGGATCAATAAAACATCCGTAGAGGTCAGATATCCACAGTCCTGGAGCACACCATCATCCTACTTCCCTCTCATGTTCCAAGTGAAAGAGATTCGCTGTcggaaatgtgaaaaatgtgacTGCTCCAAACCAAACTCACAAGAGGTAAGCCTACATACATactggctgcatttatttaatcaaataacaacagcaacattgtgaacattacattttaaaatgtaatttatttctgtgatagcaatatgtaataatattttttttttgctcagattTTCTTCTCACAAAATCACCAGCTGCCAGTGACAAAAGGGATGACGGTGTGTGTGAGAGCGAGGGATGAATTCTGTAACTCCTCATGGAGCGAGTGGAACTTGTACAAGTAtgtgtatttaatatttgttatatttcttatttctttccCCTATTAAAATTTCCGTATTGCTTTATTCATGTTTTCTGCATGCATTATAATACAAACtttctctgtttgtttttagatgCAAAGCCAGAAAAAACAAGCAGAGGAACCAAGAACCAAAGTTAAAGATGCTATAATTTATTATGCGttattaaatacaaatcattttaacTATTATGATGCTTTCTGTAGTCATGGACAATGACCGACTCTATTAGACTACTTTGGTCATATACTGtgtaattaaatacaaacacatgtgTATGTGTTCTTGCAATAATGTATTTGTCTATACATTGTATAATACAATGAATAACACTATCATgcgtttaaattatttataactcTAGTACATTGttacattgtatttattatgattgcagtgtttctgtctttatttgattatatatgACATAAAACATCTGTATTCTCTTAATTCAGTTTGTCTCTTAATTCAGTTTGTCTTGATTGCATTTTTAGAttgaagaaattattttatgtcaCGTCTCACCAATTATGAACTATAATGTAATCATTCAAAGGACTTTGTTAGGGTCCTAATTATGTGCAAATGTCTTTTCCTTCTCTGTAGATCAAACATAAGACTGTTCAAGACAGGAATTACTGTCACATCTCATTGTGGAGCAAAGCAACACACTATTCCCCACATTTCAGCAGAGTTCGGGCATCAAATGAAAAGAACCACCTAAATCAGTTGATCACTGATTGTTCAAGTGTTGTGTGAAAAACAAGTCCTGTATTGAAGCCTGGAAAAAACATGTGTAGTGACATTAACCACCATGAATTGCCTGTCAAAAAAACACAAGTGCTGGGTTTTTGGAAATTACACAATTGGTGCATCACAGACTCTTTTTGAGGAAGTTATCCAAACAGACCTGCCATTCATTAATTAAAGCcggtaaataaaaaaaggagtgtaatttaaaaagagcctgtatttatttggttaaatgcattcttaaaggggtcatcggatgctaagttcacttttacatgttgtttgaacattaatgtgtgttggcagcgtatgtacaaatctaccctataatgataaaactccatgcagtggtttttaattaatctgtaaaaataatatcccctttttcaaatcgagacattctcagatgcctgtcgttgtggtgtcacacccacagaggccgctcccatgatagttgattgacatgaacttcttacctaagatcagttgtaacagtccaacctccatgttttgatgctggagcagggatgaaagttagacaagaattgagcgattgaggtgttgtgttgctggatgtaataatgaacgtagtggtcgtcatttactcccgacaactgagctgctgaagatgcagtggattacgtttgttcgtgaagggaatgcgcctcccgatctacatatatccgtctatgtttgtgcaaatcattcatgatccagtttcacctacggcagaagtgagtataaggggtttttttatgaatctttgcgatcgcctttcctaataatgtgctagttagcaagtttagcggctaaacgcggctacagtaaacaggctcgtcactccacagagagaagagggggcggggcaagcagagctcatttgcatcgaccagaatgggatgatttttgcagagctgattttggcaaggtaaaaagggtgttgttttaaactaccaaagaatcatatcaacttgtggaaaatgggcatccgatgacccctttaaagaagtccactttcaaaacaaagattcacatataatatactcacccccttatcatccaagatgttcatgtctttctttcctcagatggatgttttttatgtttttttcagcatttttctccatataatggactgatatggtgccctgattttgaacttccaaaatgcagtttaaatgcggcttcaaacgatcccaaatgcggttgtaaacaatgccatctagaataacaatcggttattttaataaaaataatacaatttatatactttttaatgtcaaacactcatcttgtctcactctgcctgaactgtttttttcggttcatgacagttagggtatgtcaaaaagcccccatctcatgttctccctgaacttcgaaatcgtcctatattgctgttttgctgttttttgttaagggtgtttgatctttgcatgttcactttgcaaagactgggtcggtaatTCTTcagcgatgcaggatgattttgaaatgatttttgaagctgagggagaaaatatgattggacttttttcaacataccctaactgtcttgagtcagaatacgcagagttcagggagagaaagacgagatgagcgtttgagattaaaaagtatttaaatatatatatattttaaagaaaataaccgatcgtttcactagataagacccttctttgtcggctgggattgtttacaaccgcatttcgGATcgttgaagccgcatttaaactgcattttgcaagtttgaaattggggcaccataccagcccattatatggagaaatatgcagaaatgttttcctcaaaaaaacataatttctttacgactgaagaaagaaagacatgaacatcttggatgacaagggggtgagtacattatatgtgaatctttgttttatacaaatatacatgtgGTTAAATACTTGACCTGTTTATCCAGGGAGGTTTTGAGAAGGCCATAATCGCTCTTTCTCAGagttaacagtttttttttttttcaggtcaaGTGCGACATGAAAACTTTGATCTTAGAAGCATTTCCTCAACATCATTATGAGAGACATTGAAGAGGGTACAGATTGCTGACCTACTTATGAAGTATAGAGACTAAAAGAGAATATTGGCTCACTCCCTCTGGGACGTGTGCTCTTGCTAGTAGGCTGATAGAAACATTCACATGCtcataattaaatgatttacaGTCTATATGTAGCAGACACACCTTCtgtgaatataaaaaaagataataaagaGTGTTCTTTCACATTTTGTCTTATAATAAACTGACTGTTCActaaaaattttgtattttatgaaaataggTCTGAAATATCTACAGCGATCTCCCTGATTCTCTTAGTTGGCAGTGTCTAGCAGTGATTTCGCAGATGACATAATCCAGCTGGGCTCTGTTTTTCAAACTATTGTTTTGGGTCACCTTGCCACAAGACAGCTGCTTTGGGACTGCTTTTGTGGGTTAACATGTGAcctattgtattttattactgaatggacatttactgtatattccCTGAGTGCTACATCATACTCTGTAAATGATGCTTAATCATATGTTTATATGGAGGGAAGTTCACGTCAACATGAGTAAATAGCTGAGCCAGCTGTGGGTTCACCACAAGAGGAGAAATTACTAGGGGTTTGAAGATGATAATTCCCCATAAAGCGTAATTAAGGTCATCAGTTTTTAAccacaggcttttttttttttgctctgcgTGTGAAAGCAGGCATAGAGCCATACTTCTTTGAATCTTCTTAAGATTATAAACAAAGTTTGGGCACTTTTTTCTCAACCTAAAGACCTCTTTTTGAAATCATACAACTTATGACAGtggtatttaaattaattttgttacaaataatatctaaataattcaaattaaaaatctatGAATTTACTGTTTTACAAGAAAGGCAGGAAAAtagtagcactttacaatagcactttactgttattattataatatttttttctttaaaattcagATGGCTAATTACAATCAATAAATACAGACCACCTaataaagagaaaacaaatattttagaaatctGTCAAAAACTGGAATCttgtttaaaactaaaaaatttattttatcaatataaattgatatttattagggaaataacaaactaaaacaactaaatagtctttattcacatataataaccaaaaaaaacttaatattttttatgacctCCTTTGGCCTTTATAACAGTTTTTATTCTTGCTAGCATTTTATTTCCACAGTCTGTTTTTATTGACTGCAACTGGGcatctgaataaaaaatattaataaagtgcTTCAGAAAATTTGACAATTCATgcataataacaattattatattttagcattAGAAAAACTACTGTGTGACTAAAGAGTTTACACATACTGGTGGATTAACCtttacagaaacattaaaaagttattttggtGTATATTGggatcagtgagatttttaatgtttttcaagaagtttcttatgctcatcaaggctgtgtttaattgatcaaaaatacaaaaaaaaataaataaataataatattgtgaaatattattacgatgtaaaattatgtttttatattttaatataatataatttatattgaatatattttaatatacattaaaatataatttattctgtgatcaaagcataataataataataataataataataataatattgtgaaatattataacgaCATAAAATgatgttgttatattttaatatacattaaaatataatttattctgtgatcaaagcagaattttcagcatcattaatccagtcttttaaaaaaacattctaaaatgctgatttataatcagtGCTAGAAACTTACTAAACTTTTtgaaaactgtgatacttttttcaagattctttgatgaataaaaagttaaaaagaacagcatttacttaaaatagaaattcaaaactttggggtcagtaaatgtgtattctttctttttttgaaggaaattaatacttttattcagcaaggatgtgttaatttgataaaaagtgatagcaaagacttaaactgttgtattttgaataaaagcttttctttttaactacttattcatcaaagaatcctgaataaaGTATCAAAGGTTCcaaaacaatatttggcagcacagctgttgcCAACACAAATAATTcgaataataaatcagcattttagaatgatttttgaaggatcgcGTGACACTTAAGACCGGCGTAATGcctaatgaaaattcagctttgcatcacattaataaatgatatattaaaaaaatattaaaatagaaaccattattttatatggtAATAACATTTCGCAATCTTATAGtcttttcctgtatttttaatcaataaagcAGTCTTGATGAGCGTGTGAGCGAAACAGTCTCTCATCCTGACTTTGCTCAAAGCCAAACAGGCGAGAGGAGGAGAGAGATATAAATGTGAAGAGGCAGTATTATCCTAATTAAAGGCGAttatcattttttgtattattcacAGCCCGTGGTCTGCTTCATTACAGCGCTCTTAATCTTTATAGCACAGTTGGTATTGTGAATGCTGAGTCGTCTGCTCTGACTCCTTATCATTCCACCTATCCACcccctctctcttcctctcttccGTTCAGTCTCCACCGTGTGCTGTGCCCTCATGATGCCACGGCGCTCGCTAATCCGCTCTCCGCGGCGCACATGCTCAGTACCGATCACTGTGGCAATCTGTAATGGCTGCGGGATGATGTGATACGAGTCCCGGTGCCGCGCCGCGTCTCTTCGGTAGGAATGCCATTTCCCTGAGACCGCCAACCACTCCATTCAATCCTCCGTCAACATGGTTGACATCCGACAGAAGAATAAAGGTCGGACATCGTAGTCGTGAGCACTTGCGAGAGTCATAATCGTGTAagttgaatgtttattttgtctCCGTTGAATTGCGGTTCATTGAGCGGGGGATCTGGACATGCGTGTGTCAGTGTTTGTTATCCGAGGTCACTACAGTTCATAGCAGCATCTCTAGAGAGAAGACACATATGTATAGCTGCAtccaaatattacataaaacgTCCGATTAAAGGCCACGCTTGAGATATCTTGGACTCGTGCaggtttcattttattacagaCAGGCAGGTTATCACAACGTGCTAAAGCAGCATCGCGTCAATGTAACGTTACATGCAACATTAATGCAACATATCCTCGcgtttcttgtttttattcacgtCGGTAGCAGAGAAAACGAAGTCTTTTTGTGTGTAGACGCGTTTATTTAGCACTGCAACAGGCTCATTGTGCGATCAGCCAGTCACACAATGAATTTTCAATCAGCTCGGGGTTACTATAGTTCATTTCGACAGCTCCCGCTGGCTCTAACATTAGAAAATACATTATTAGTGTGCGAATTGTCGGGGTGGAGAGGCTGAGGTACTTTTTTATAAAGCTTAACCCCCAAAGgtagtccaaaaaaaaagttgtatgataaaggtattttatttttagacaaGTATACGTTTTAAGGtatttgaaatgtttcattAATCACGAAAGTTAGATGTAGGCATCACTTGCTAACAGAACTGCGCTAGCCTTATgaggtaaccatagcaacagtagGCTGGCTAAGCGTTTTCCTTTAATTATCCGgctaaaatacaaacatttactGTGTTTGTTACTTTTACGAATGTGCTGTGTTTATcactttattatatatgtaagtATTACAAGTGTTTtgcaaaaaagtgtttttcctCCCAAATATAGTTTATACAGAGCTATGTATAAATGTCCCACAGAAGTAAACAAACGAATTCACAAAAATGGACTCTTCCCTCAGAAGTGTGTATACGTAGCACACTGAATGCAAAATAGATGCATTGCTTTTAGTATTATGTAACGTTTCCCTGTAAGGCTGCTGCTTACTGTTTTATGGGAACTTTGACAATTTGCAGTTGCATTATTTGCTAGCTTTATGGTATGCAATAATGCTGTTTAtcggattttattttatgctctCTCTCTGTGGTGTTTTGTGTGAGGTTTAAAAACATGCAGCCCTAAGGAAACAAACAGGTTATGTAATAACCTGTGTTTGACTCTGTCTATTAAACTTCAGTACACAGTGTTGGcgcattttatatttagtctAATTGTAGCCTACTCtaatagcacacgtacatctcggagacctctatctgacatctgcatttacatctgcaagacgtattttttagattgtttgctcatctgcaatacgtctatagtatgtttcctatcagatgtcaaatagatgtctgtatgtaaaactgacatcttatagacgtctgtcagatgtttgtacacagcagatgctttccagacatcttgcagatgtacatgtgATATCTGGGtacatgtaaacttttttttatttgctgatGTATTCAGCTGAGAAGTAATTCTCTTAATCAGTATTTTGGTCTTGTTTTCAGAGCTTGTGCCTGTCAACACGTTTTTTACTGACTGACTGTCATGAAcctctctctgtttctgtctctcCATCTCGTATCAGTGCAGTGCTGGTGTGTGATAGTGCCAGTGAATTGTGTGTGGTTGGCGGTAGTCAGGAGTGATGGCTGTGAAAGAGCGGGTGGAGGCGGTGCTGAATGTGGGCCTGCGGGTCCCCAGTATCATGTTACTAGAGGTGCTGTACCGCTGGGATGTCAGCTCCTTCTTCCAGAAGATCCAGAGAAGCAGCCTCAACAACAACCCCCTCTTCCAGTATAAGTACCTGGCCCTCTACCTTCACTATGTGGGTGAGTAACAAGTTTACTTTATGTGATAGTTTTTGGGGAATATCATGGTATACGAATAAAGGAGCCATTTAGTGTCATGAAATGCCCATTAAGGTACCATGGTACTTTTTGTGAGGGAATAAATGGCTTTATCTGTATATCAATTTACCTGTTTCTCTGTTCCCTTCCTGCTACCTAAAATTCAGCTAAATCAAACACACcgttttgtgtttttacttaTTAAAGGTGACATCAggaaaatcaga includes:
- the il12ba gene encoding interleukin 12Ba; this encodes MFVLLLSALLFLQSSADGSIKTAENYWTLKPNVLVVNVDASEDVNMVPLVCGEAYEGKHITWTRNNDENLEAQGNRIVVTVEAWKGGNYSCFDSEGTYLNHTLVLAHWTFRKIIKNIPEKGYIDCSTNNYGGSFKCNWTWGENRNGHVAHIKVTRSHGGSNISCSLDSKGKSILCLDHNYCPYAEEVERVNLTIYFRSSFVVESYNAKFYIMDIVRPDKVPISRINKTSVEVRYPQSWSTPSSYFPLMFQVKEIRCRKCEKCDCSKPNSQEIFFSQNHQLPVTKGMTVCVRARDEFCNSSWSEWNLYKCKARKNKQRNQEPKLKML